CATTTATTTTCGGACCGTCTGTTCGCCGAGTTCTTCAACGAATTCCTCCGGCAGCCGGTAAGCGTCGTCGCGTCGTCGCTTGTCGCGGCTTGGATGTCGCTGGTCGCGGCTTGGATGTCGCTCCGAGCGCCTCAGAGAAGCCCGTATCCCGTCCTGCAGGCTTTTCCCGAAGCCGTGAGGTTCGACCAGGAGACCGGGGCGTTCGAGGTCGTGACCGGCGCCGAGGACACCCTGCAGCGACAGATCCGCGCCGCGACCCCCGGGCCGCACAACAGCTACACCGTGGAGGTGAGAGGAAGGAAGCGGACTGGCAGTCCGTGTCCCCACTGTCCCCAGACACCTCTCACCGAGGGGGTGACAGGCTCCCGGCACCCACCGCAGACCCCCGGGCCGCACAACAGCTACACCGTGGCGATGAGAGGGAGGAAATGGACTGGCAGTCCGTGTCCCCACTGTCCCCAGACACctctcaccgagggtgatggttaaaagcacttTATTCATCCTGAAGGAAATGacttctctgcatttaaacgtcacccttggtgagcagtgggcaccatgacaggcgccaggcgCCCACCACAGACCCCCAGCCTGCACAACAGTTACACCGTGGCGATGAGAGGGAGGAAGTGGACTGGCAGTCCGTGTCCCCACTGTCCCCAGACACCTCTCACCGAGGGGGTGACAGGCCCCCGGCACCCACCGCAGACCCCCAGCCTGCACAACAGTTACACCGTGGCGATGAGAGGGAGGAAGTGGACTGGCAGTCCTTGTCCCCACTGTCCCCAGACACctctcaccgagggtgatggttaaaagcacttTATTCATCCCGAAGGAAATAACCtttatgcttttaaccatctcccttggtgagcagtgggcaccatgacaggcgcccggggagcagtgtgtggggacggcagcaccttggtggatcgggattcgaaccggcatccttctgattacggttgCCTGTATCTGATTGGCCGAACCGATTGCAACGTCATTACACAAGAGAGGCCAGATACACCAAATCTTCGTCTCCTCGGCCTGGTTTTGCGAAATCTGCTTTAGACGtttttcctttactttactttactttacttggtagacgcttttatccaaagcgacttacaagaggacaccagcaactctcattcggtttccatagactgtgagttacaaaactaagagccctgttAAGGCCTGAAGAAcctgctagggaattgttaagtgctagacgagaattagtatttttttttgttctgtgcagtgtgtgtgtgcatgtgcgtgtgttagtgttcgactcgtctgaaatactttttccCTGTTACATGCTGGTATTTATTTGAACCCCACTGGCCCACTTGACTCTCGCTGTTCCCCCAGTGTCTGGACCGAGAACAGGGCCTGCTGTGGGCCAGGAAGACCAGGCTGCATTTATTCCTGCAAAGCGACTGCTACTTTGAATACAGGTGACAGACACTAGAGCTACAACACGGTTTCCATGAATGAAGGTCTGTGTGCGAGAAGGACAGGACTGGTTTAGTTTGCGGACATGACGATGGTGCCTTAATTTGGAAAAGGATCTGGTCTGTTATCAGCGGAGAATAATGAACTTGTAGAGAAGTCGTCTATAGCAGCATCCCtctgattttaaaatgaataatctgtCTTGTGatcattcttctttttttaaagactggCCAAGCGTCTCTCCCAGCTGGGTTATCTGGGCCGGTGGAAAGAGGGGGTGCTGAACCAAACTTCCAAGCAACGCTCCATGTCCCCAGATCAAAAGGTTTCCACAGATTATCTACCTGGATCTGATGAAGACTTGCCAGCTCCGCTCACATGTTGGCCTGGTTAAACGTTTCCCCTGATACATGCTTGTGTTTACTTATCACCCCAAAATTCGACTCGTTTCCCTTTAGGAAACATTGCTGTTTGAAGGACAGGAGGAATCTGGCTCCTTTCAGTGGAGCATAAATGGTGAGGCATCCAATTGTGTGCAGATCCCAGATCTTCTCCTCGTCCCTCAGAATGCCTGAGAGCAGAGAAATCTCAAGAAGCTTCGCGCTTGTACGCCACAGAGTCAGAGGAGCACAGCTCCGGCGCGGCGAGAGAGGTGGAAACGCAGGGGCCCGAGTCAGCGGGCGAGGCCCGGAACGCCCGGAACGCCCACAACCCCACGGATGGAGCACAGGGCAAGCGCCGAGGCGAGGGAGGAGAAAGGTCCGCTCAGCCCGGCCTCGACGACTTCAAGGGGTTTTTAAGTGGAACCCCCGGGGGGAAGGCGTTCAACCTGTGGATGGACATCGAGCGGCTGAAGGCTCTACAGAGCACCGAAAGTAAAAACAGGCGCGTCTCCCCAcgtctttttacattttatagtcCCTCTCTCGGGAATTCTGTGGTTTGAAGGTGTGTGCTCTCGCGCTCGAAGGCATTTATTTAAATCGAGGAGCCACCACCTGAAGAGCGGCGGCCGGGGAGCCCTGAACGCCGAGATCCTCTCCAGGCTGgacctggccacgcccacctgcTGGCGAGACGAGAAGCTGCGCCTCGTACAGCCCCGGCTGACGAAGGTCCTCCTGATGTACTGGTGAGGTGAAAGCGAGCAGAgtgcggggacggtaccttgatcgcGGGGACCTCAGTTCGGGATTTCCTTGTTGCTCTGGTTCTGTCCCCCAGGGGCCCGCGGTTCTTTGCGTCTCAGTCAGCTTGTGGGAAGAAGGTCCTTTCTCGCCTCCAGCTGCCCTGTTCCGGTGCTGACCCGTGGCCGCGGCCCGTCACAGAGCTTCCTCTGCGCCCCACCTCCCGCGTACCCAGAACCCCCACCTCATCCGAGAAACGGGTACGGAGAGGTTTTTTCCTTTACTATCTATTTGTTTTAGGCAGTATATCAACATGCACCTTTTTTCAAATACTGTTTTACCGTAACCATGCAATTTTTCCAAAGGAGCATCACTATGAACGCTGTAACAACCGCAATTCTGTAATAAATTGATGTACTAGTCGCACATCTGCGCTAtattgcacatctctgctcttttcaCACATTCCTGCACGTCTTGCACATGTTCgtcttgtttgaaatatccacCTTATCCACTTACACGCGTCCTACAGGATGTTGTCCAGctatgtcctgttcgacctgttcattgtacagtaAAGTTCTACTTCCCTGCTATAGagaaacatttacagtatttaaacTTTAGTACAGTTTAGTACACACTAAACTAACTGTTttgtatataatgtgtatatatttttcttttatgagtgcactatggggggggtctgtgtgaaacattatttcaatacacggtatactgacaacaaaccaatcttgaatatataatatataaggaATATACGTGGTGTAATTGTTTCTGTACTTTGTACACGGGTGTCACGAGTGGTTTTTGTTCCTTGTTGTTGGAGTTAAATCCGGCCCCTACTGACGGTTTGCTTCTCAGCCCGTTGCTGGCAGTGGCGGCCCGGTCCTGGGAGGCGGGCGTATGGAGAGGATGCTGCAGGCCCTGCACGTGGAGCCCAGGGCTGGCTTCTTCTTTCGCCGATTCTGTGAGCAGTCTGGCAACAAGGTACTGGACACAGGGCTTCACGAGAGCCGCACGTCTCGGTCAGCGTGTCAGGGACCGTCTCTCTCCGCTTGTGTCTCCCAGCTGTGGGAGAATGCCCTTCGCTTCTGGACAGATCTGCAGGACTATCACGAGCTCTTCTGCCAGAGAGGGCTGGACCCTTACCGTGCTGAGAGGACAGCCCAGGTAAAGCCCCTTCTCCCTGCTCTCCAGGACCGGCCTGAATTGGTCCATGATGTGGTCCCTGCTTCCCGCCTCCTGTTCCGTATCTTTCTCAAGTCGTCAACTTCAACTTTCCTCCCCCTTGGTCTCCGCCACACACGAATGTGGCCCAGAATACACACAATAAGGAGGATCTCTGGGGAGAAGAGGCAGGGGGCATCGTGAAGGGTTGTGGGGAGGAGAAGGAACGTTCTGGGCACGGCACCAGTCGCCGAGCTCTCCAAGAGACAAAGGCCGGCTCTAATAAATCAGCACGGAATACCGGAGAGACTCTGAGCAAATCGGGAACAACACGCAGGCTGAGCCTGGGAAAGGGGGccaggggagaggaggaggtgagagAGAGTCGGGGAACCGGCGGTCTGGCAAGTGGCATCGCCCCCCGGGGGAGGGCCAATCACGGCGGGCCATTTGATCACTGGCAGCGCATTCCACCGCTCATCAGCTCCAGCTGTGGCCCACGACAGGGTGCCCACCCTGCTGGCGGAGAAAGAAATTCCGGTGCTCCACCAAGGGTTCTGCCTTCCTGTCCGCGCAGCTTCTGAGACGCGTTAGTTGGACAGGAGAGGACGGGATGGGGCAGTGCTGGTTTGCGTGGGATACTTCAGGTTCCAGGCAGGGTCGACCTTGTTTTTGACGCATTCAGACAGATTTTATATAGATTTTACTTTTGACAGATTTCTGGAACAGAACGTTCCCCACAGCCCAGGTTCTCACTCCAACCAGGTTCAGACCAGAATGACGGTGTGGATTTGAATGAATTATTGTGTTGGAGTGGGATGCcatgcgcatgtgtgtgtgcatttgacaGGTCTTATACTCCTCATACCTGAGCAGCACTGCACAGAGGAGTATCGGCGTGGTTGAGGGGTGCAGGACGTACGTGCTCTCGCACCTGTCCCCTGCCTTTGAGGACCTGTTTGATTGGCCCGAGGAGCACGCACTAACTCTGCTACTGGAGCCATGGACTCTTCTGACCAATCAGGACAGAGGAGCGTTTGAAAGGGTATGAAGCACACCAGACaaaaagtgtgtgagtgcaGTGCGTGATGTATTCAACTCTGTCTGTAtggatgactgtgtgtgtaggtggacCTGTGGGAGGACACTCGACACATCAAGACCCCTCAGTACAAGAAACGTCTTGCCTTGCATGCTGAGCATGTGCAGAGAACAGAGAAGGTCTGTTTCTGCAGAAAGCAAAAATCTGTAATAGTGTTATGCTTCACCCAGCCAAGTAGACTGATATGCTCTTCATATACGAAGTCATATATTAAAGTTGACATACAGTAAGTCTATtaagttcattcatttgttgtagttttttttctgtccatgcATGTACTGTGCAGCTTCCTCACAGAAAGTTTGAAAAGGGACAATATAAGTATATAAAAcgcacatataaaaaaaaaattaattttgagatgacagcacatggtgacacaacgaaacgtgtcctctgcttttaagtggcacctcagtggcacatcaggattcaaaccggcaaccctctgattacggggccacttcctgaaccgctaggccaccactgttctCACATCTCTAGAATGACACCTGCAGATGGAATTAGAGCTCAGCGAACAGCAGGATAACCGGCTGTTAGTTTacatagaaataaaatgaagaaaatgagcagaaatctGTTTAGCTATTTACGCTCTTGTCTAGGACTTTTAGGACCTGGAATAGACACCAGAATACATgatccatcatcatcatcatcatcatcatcactagCCCACAAACAAAACTGAGGTCAACCctgaaaaaacaatttttttttctgcaacacGCAGCAAGTTGAAGAGTGCAGACTTCCTCCCACACAAGCAGAGGGCTCCAGAGAGCCAGACCTTTGGACACAAGTCCCTGAAGAGTTCAGAGGCTTCCGTCTCGGAACGCTGCTTCAGAACCGCTTAGAGCTTGAGCATTTCCTGGTCTTCCTGGAGCAGAACTTCACCAGGTATGCACCAGTAGCACCTGCTGTGCAGCTTTCTTTTCAATTTAATTTCACTGAAATGAAATCATTAACCAACACAGGACACTGAAAATTCCGTGATGTAATTCcatattgtattgtgtgtgtgtgtgtgtgtgtgtgtgtgtgtgaacgcagTACAGACCTGTTGTGTTGGCTGGATTTGGAGCAGCTGAGACGGACGTCCCACGGGGACCAGACGCTGCGAGCAGAGCGCGTTCGGAACGTCAGGAGTAAATACCTCAACAGGAAGTACTTCTTCGGCCCGACCAGCCCTGCCACCAAACTCCAGCAGGAGGAGGTCAGAGCTGCCAGCGCGTCCGGCCTCGGCTTTCTCTCGCCAAACATCTATTGACGCGGGTACAAAAACACAGACGCCACAAGCAGACATCAGACAGAAAGGATTTGTCTTCAATAAAATTCGTGGAAGCGGACAGACCGTTGCCCGTCAGTAGACAAAGCAAGGACAGATGTTGGAAAGACGTGGCATGTGCGCGTCTCACTCGGGGCCTGGACAGTTGAGATGTTGGCAGCCATGTTGACGCGCGCTCTGATGCCAACAATGCAAATGAACCCCAGCGGTGTGCTGCTTGTGGACCATCTGTCTGTAGTGGGACGTGCAGGCAGTGGCTGTTCTTTTGCAGGTTTTAAGCGGACGTGTGTGTGGACGtagtttgactgtgtgtgtgtgtgtgtgtgtgtgatacgcAGGTGGTGAGTCTGGCTGGCGGTTGGACCCAGCTGTCCCGCCAGGGCCTGTCCGGCGCTGCGCTGGCGGAGACGCAGGACTCGGTGAGGAATCGCATTGAGAGGAAATTGCTGCCcgccttcctctcctctccagagTTCGCAGAGCGGCGGAAGGTGACGGGATTTCATCTTTCTGCTAATTCACGGTTCCACCTCCCGTGTTAATTACGCTATCGAGTGTACGCGTGCCGCGATACTGATATCCCCGGCATGCTGAGAGGGGACGAGGGACGGGGGTGTTGTCTAACAGGCTCCCTTTGAGAGGACGGCTTAAGTGGCTTTTTGTTCAGCTACTGCTCACTTTGTGTCTCCTGTGTTCAGCCACAGGTCCAGGACGTGGCGGAAGACAATGTCGTGCTGAGGCGTCACAAGAAGCGTCCGGTGTGGAAGGTGAGGACAGATCGTCCTGCCGCTGGCTCATGGTGGCTCAATGTTGCAGAACCTGTCTACGTTTACGCATTTTCAGCAAGAACGTTTTACAGTCGGACGAGAGGTTGTGCTCCCGTGTTAGACTGCGTCCCTCTCTATCTCTGTCCCTGCAGCATGTAGATGGAGCGCTGATGGCATCATCCCAGGAGGTGCTGGCATTCCGGCAGGCCCTGCAGAACCCCGTTACTTGCCTGCAGTTTCGGCGCTTCGTGGCTCTGAAAGGGGACTCCCTAGAGAACAACGTGCTCTTCTGGCTGGAGGTCCAGAGGTACAAGGTGCGACTGGATTCATCACAGagtcagagctgctgctgctgctgctgctgctgctgctgttgcatgGGCCTGCATGCATTTCTTTCTAACTGGCCACACTGGAAGGAAAATAGCGatgtcctgtgtgtgttgtgcaggacCTCTGCCACTCGCACTGTGACGAGGCCACCGTTCAGCAGAAGATCAGCACCATCATCAGCTGCTTCATCGACTCATCTGTCCCCCCCGCTCTGCAGATAGACATCCCCCCTGAACAAGCACAGCAAATCCTGGAGAAGAGGTGGGAATTGGGGCCTTATGTCTTCAAAGAGGCTCAGGTGTGGATCTGACACTCGCTGGATCACTcaaatctgatttatttgtgtaaaaaaaaacacactcattcaatgtgttttctttattttcatgaccatttacgttggtagattctcactgaaggcatcaaaactatgaatgaacacatgtggagttatgtttgtgtccaaacttttggcctgtactatctatctatctatctatctatctatctatctatctatctatctatatatatatatatatatacacacacacacacacacacacacacacatgatagTGGGGATCAAAGGTGATgcaaggtgtgtatgtgtgtgtagataaCAGTGTTCACTGAGCTGTATAAGCTGTGGCCAGAGTTTCTGAGCTTCAGGAGCAGCATGAAAGAGAATCAGGTTCTGATGGTTCTGGAGAGAGAGCGGGTCCGGCTGAAGACGTGGGATCAGCagcagaggaaggaggaggaggagaaagaggaacAGAGGAGAACTGAGGTACTGAACAGAGCCAAGTATCAGGGTGATCATTTCTGTATATACACCTCACTGCTGTCTTTAGATGTTTTCTTgtcagaaatatgaaaatgaatgtgaagtggtgcacacaacaaaatgtgtcctctgtatttaaccatcatactgagtgagcagtgggcagccatgacaggtgcccagggagcagtgtgtggggacggtgctttgctcagtggcacctcaatggcaccttggcggatcgggattcgaaccggcaaccttctgattacaggctcACGGAATGTTACATtccgtgttgcacacagtcacctttaagTGACGCAAAAAAGGGTTAAGATGCTAGGAGAAGCtgtaaattaaagaaggcataaataagctgtttaaaggtgaaagtaagctgtaaagaagagaaagaagaagttTTGTTTCTAAAGCGAACTTATTCCCTCACGGTTACGTGCAGCCAGCGAGGTACGTTTAACTGCGTTTCAGTTTTATTGcgcatttgtcaattttagttgaaatgtttatttgttatatttacattgatcattctgtacatttatgtaatgacagtttgacggtggattttatggtggattggTGGAGAAGTGTGACGAAtgaataaatccatctgtgactgatgaaccgTGGTGTCGTGTCTCTGAATTACTCCGTGCCAAGGTTTCTGGGAAGTCGatacaaaatgaaattgttgttgctgttatttTGTCCAGGAGGCATTGCGGAGCCAGAGGGGCACTTTATCGGCTCTGTTTGAGGAAGATGGgtggggaggagaggagcaaaTTGATGCCCCTCATCTGGTGAGTTGCTCTACCTGCATTCACCTGTAAACGGTGGGAAGAAGTCGGTCAGTTCTGAAGAACTGGCATGTGCGTCCCTCAGCTGTCCTGGACCTACTCTAAGTATTTGGCGGCGCTGGAGCGGGAGGCACTGCTGGCACATCGGCAAGCACAGAAGAAACCTGCTGGAGAATCTGTCAGAACAGGAGCAggtccctctctctcacacctaCAAACATCTGTAGTCAGAATATCTGCAGGTTCAAGGAAGCCACATTTAAGATTTTCTAgggccactttcatcaaatgtAAGACCCTGCATTGGGGTTTTTCTCagcagacactgtgagggccagattctcttctaaaatacaataatttattgtatttaacCTTAAGTAATATATCATTATCTGATATATTAACTTTCCTTCCTAATCTCCATTATTTTTTAAGCCTTTGTCAACGTACTTTGGGAACATACTTTTCCCTCCTCATTAGGCCGTTCCTGATTTAGTAATATCCCACTCTGAGCCCCAAATCTGCTGATTTCAATCTCATACACAAAACACGTGTTAGAAATTCAACTaattatttagaggttaccCAGGAACAAAtgattgggtctgcagtataaGATATTTTAAGATCTTTAAACCCTGTATTAATGCCATTTAAggccttaataaaaaaaaaaaaacaagtttaagactttttaaggatcagCGGAACCCTGTTCGGGTTACAAAATGGTGAGTTGTAATTCAGTCACAGTGCTTTATTAATGCTAAATTCTACATTGTAATTCCTTAAATGTGGAAGCAACGCCATTCTGTTCTCCTCCTGCAGCCACCCTGCCTGTTCAGAGTCAGATTTCAGGGGTCAGAAGACGAGTGGCAAACAAATGCCACCAAGCAGTCCCACTTTCCAGAGCACAGCGGTCAGCTATGACTTCCGGGAGCTCACCCACGTTTGCAGCAGTGAGAGGCTGTCGACACGAGCAGATCTAACATGCCTTCATCACGAGAGAGGAACAATACTGCTGAACTGGTCCGTAAAGCAGGGAAATCCTAATATTCATCTCATGCCAAACCTGCTTATTATTCTGCTTGTATGCTGTTCTGCAATTTGCCATGTCACGATTATACAATCAATCtgataatcaataataaaagggtcatatttatacttttttcagCCTTAACTGAAGTcagttcaatattttattagaatAGTCTCTTCAGCCATTAATAAGGTATCGTTCATTaacattgtaaatgtatttagacAGTTTACAAAAGTTCTTCCAAAGCCGATTGTACAACAGGTcttaaaaacatatttgcaaTTGGAAAGAGTTGGcagacatatataaaaataagacCAGCAGCCATGCAAAaccaaatgcaaaataatatttcGTTTTACACctttataaaaatacaaagcaa
This genomic stretch from Denticeps clupeoides chromosome 5, fDenClu1.1, whole genome shotgun sequence harbors:
- the rgs22 gene encoding regulator of G-protein signaling 22 isoform X5, with translation MATMKPPGPTHDMLGQVDTDLPEITSDNFDDHLFSDRLFAEFFNEFLRQPAFPEAVRFDQETGAFEVVTGAEDTLQRQIRAATPGPHNSYTVEVRGRKRTGSPCPHCPQTPLTEGVTGSRHPPQTPGPHNSYTVECLDREQGLLWARKTRLHLFLQSDCYFEYRLAKRLSQLGYLGRWKEGVLNQTSKQRSMSPDQKETLLFEGQEESGSFQWSINESEEHSSGAAREVETQGPESAGEARNARNAHNPTDGAQGKRRGEGGERSAQPGLDDFKGFLSGTPGGKAFNLWMDIERLKALQSTESKNRHLFKSRSHHLKSGGRGALNAEILSRLDLATPTCWRDEKLRLVQPRLTKVLLMYWGPRFFASQSACGKKVLSRLQLPCSGADPWPRPVTELPLRPTSRVPRTPTSSEKRPVAGSGGPVLGGGRMERMLQALHVEPRAGFFFRRFCEQSGNKVLDTGLHESRTSRSACQGPSLSACVSQLWENALRFWTDLQDYHELFCQRGLDPYRAERTAQVLYSSYLSSTAQRSIGVVEGCRTYVLSHLSPAFEDLFDWPEEHALTLLLEPWTLLTNQDRGAFERVDLWEDTRHIKTPQYKKRLALHAEHVQRTEKQVEECRLPPTQAEGSREPDLWTQVPEEFRGFRLGTLLQNRLELEHFLVFLEQNFTSTDLLCWLDLEQLRRTSHGDQTLRAERVRNVRSKYLNRKYFFGPTSPATKLQQEEVVSLAGGWTQLSRQGLSGAALAETQDSVRNRIERKLLPAFLSSPEFAERRKPQVQDVAEDNVVLRRHKKRPVWKHVDGALMASSQEVLAFRQALQNPVTCLQFRRFVALKGDSLENNVLFWLEVQRYKDLCHSHCDEATVQQKISTIISCFIDSSVPPALQIDIPPEQAQQILEKRWELGPYVFKEAQITVFTELYKLWPEFLSFRSSMKENQVLMVLERERVRLKTWDQQQRKEEEEKEEQRRTEEALRSQRGTLSALFEEDGWGGEEQIDAPHLLSWTYSKYLAALEREALLAHRQAQKKPAGESVRTGAATLPVQSQISGVRRRVANKCHQAVPLSRAQRSAMTSGSSPTFAAVRGCRHEQI
- the rgs22 gene encoding regulator of G-protein signaling 22 isoform X2 — protein: MATMKPPGPTHDMLGQVDTDLPEITSDNFDDHLFSDRLFAEFFNEFLRQPVSVVASSLVAAWMSLVAAWMSLRAPQRSPYPVLQAFPEAVRFDQETGAFEVVTGAEDTLQRQIRAATPGPHNSYTVEVRGRKRTGSPCPHCPQTPLTEGVTGSRHPPQTPGPHNSYTVECLDREQGLLWARKTRLHLFLQSDCYFEYRLAKRLSQLGYLGRWKEGVLNQTSKQRSMSPDQKETLLFEGQEESGSFQWSINESEEHSSGAAREVETQGPESAGEARNARNAHNPTDGAQGKRRGEGGERSAQPGLDDFKGFLSGTPGGKAFNLWMDIERLKALQSTESKNRHLFKSRSHHLKSGGRGALNAEILSRLDLATPTCWRDEKLRLVQPRLTKVLLMYWGPRFFASQSACGKKVLSRLQLPCSGADPWPRPVTELPLRPTSRVPRTPTSSEKRPVAGSGGPVLGGGRMERMLQALHVEPRAGFFFRRFCEQSGNKVLDTGLHESRTSRSACQGPSLSACVSQLWENALRFWTDLQDYHELFCQRGLDPYRAERTAQVLYSSYLSSTAQRSIGVVEGCRTYVLSHLSPAFEDLFDWPEEHALTLLLEPWTLLTNQDRGAFERVDLWEDTRHIKTPQYKKRLALHAEHVQRTEKQVEECRLPPTQAEGSREPDLWTQVPEEFRGFRLGTLLQNRLELEHFLVFLEQNFTSTDLLCWLDLEQLRRTSHGDQTLRAERVRNVRSKYLNRKYFFGPTSPATKLQQEEVVSLAGGWTQLSRQGLSGAALAETQDSVRNRIERKLLPAFLSSPEFAERRKVQDVAEDNVVLRRHKKRPVWKHVDGALMASSQEVLAFRQALQNPVTCLQFRRFVALKGDSLENNVLFWLEVQRYKDLCHSHCDEATVQQKISTIISCFIDSSVPPALQIDIPPEQAQQILEKRWELGPYVFKEAQITVFTELYKLWPEFLSFRSSMKENQVLMVLERERVRLKTWDQQQRKEEEEKEEQRRTEEALRSQRGTLSALFEEDGWGGEEQIDAPHLLSWTYSKYLAALEREALLAHRQAQKKPAGESVRTGAATLPVQSQISGVRRRVANKCHQAVPLSRAQRSAMTSGSSPTFAAVRGCRHEQI
- the rgs22 gene encoding regulator of G-protein signaling 22 isoform X3, translating into MATMKPPGPTHDMLGQVDTDLPEITSDNFDDHLFSDRLFAEFFNEFLRQPVSVVASSLVAAWMSLVAAWMSLRAPQRSPYPVLQAFPEAVRFDQETGAFEVVTGAEDTLQRQIRAATPGPHNSYTVEVRGRKRTGSPCPHCPQTPLTEGVTGSRHPPQTPGPHNSYTVECLDREQGLLWARKTRLHLFLQSDCYFEYRLAKRLSQLGYLGRWKEGVLNQTSKQRSMSPDQKETLLFEGQEESGSFQWSINESEEHSSGAAREVETQGPESAGEARNARNAHNPTDGAQGKRRGEGGERSAQPGLDDFKGFLSGTPGGKAFNLWMDIERLKALQSTESKNRHLFKSRSHHLKSGGRGALNAEILSRLDLATPTCWRDEKLRLVQPRLTKVLLMYWGPRFFASQSACGKKVLSRLQLPCSGADPWPRPVTELPLRPTSRVPRTPTSSEKRPVAGSGGPVLGGGRMERMLQALHVEPRAGFFFRRFCEQSGNKVLDTGLHESRTSRSACQGPSLSACVSQLWENALRFWTDLQDYHELFCQRGLDPYRAERTAQVLYSSYLSSTAQRSIGVVEGCRTYVLSHLSPAFEDLFDWPEEHALTLLLEPWTLLTNQDRGAFERVDLWEDTRHIKTPQYKKRLALHAEHVQRTEKQVEECRLPPTQAEGSREPDLWTQVPEEFRGFRLGTLLQNRLELEHFLVFLEQNFTSTDLLCWLDLEQLRRTSHGDQTLRAERVRNVRSKYLNRKYFFGPTSPATKLQQEEVVSLAGGWTQLSRQGLSGAALAETQDSPQVQDVAEDNVVLRRHKKRPVWKHVDGALMASSQEVLAFRQALQNPVTCLQFRRFVALKGDSLENNVLFWLEVQRYKDLCHSHCDEATVQQKISTIISCFIDSSVPPALQIDIPPEQAQQILEKRWELGPYVFKEAQITVFTELYKLWPEFLSFRSSMKENQVLMVLERERVRLKTWDQQQRKEEEEKEEQRRTEEALRSQRGTLSALFEEDGWGGEEQIDAPHLLSWTYSKYLAALEREALLAHRQAQKKPAGESVRTGAATLPVQSQISGVRRRVANKCHQAVPLSRAQRSAMTSGSSPTFAAVRGCRHEQI
- the rgs22 gene encoding regulator of G-protein signaling 22 isoform X7 translates to MATMKPPGPTHDMLGQVDTDLPEITSDNFDDHLFSDRLFAEFFNEFLRQPVSVVASSLVAAWMSLVAAWMSLRAPQRSPYPVLQAFPEAVRFDQETGAFEVVTGAEDTLQRQIRAATPGPHNSYTVEVRGRKRTGSPCPHCPQTPLTEGVTGSRHPPQTPGPHNSYTVECLDREQGLLWARKTRLHLFLQSDCYFEYRLAKRLSQLGYLGRWKEGVLNQTSKQRSMSPDQKETLLFEGQEESGSFQWSINESEEHSSGAAREVETQGPESAGEARNARNAHNPTDGAQGKRRGEGGERSAQPGLDDFKGFLSGTPGGKAFNLWMDIERLKALQSTESKNRHLFKSRSHHLKSGGRGALNAEILSRLDLATPTCWRDEKLRLVQPRLTKVLLMYWGPRFFASQSACGKKVLSRLQLPCSGADPWPRPVTELPLRPTSRVPRTPTSSEKRPVAGSGGPVLGGGRMERMLQALHVEPRAGFFFRRFCEQSGNKVLDTGLHESRTSRSACQGPSLSACVSQLWENALRFWTDLQDYHELFCQRGLDPYRAERTAQVLYSSYLSSTAQRSIGVVEGCRTYVLSHLSPAFEDLFDWPEEHALTLLLEPWTLLTNQDRGAFERVDLWEDTRHIKTPQYKKRLALHAEHVQRTEKQVEECRLPPTQAEGSREPDLWTQVPEEFRGFRLGTLLQNRLELEHFLVFLEQNFTSTDLLCWLDLEQLRRTSHGDQTLRAERVRNVRSKYLNRKYFFGPTSPATKLQQEEVVSLAGGWTQLSRQGLSGAALAETQDSVRNRIERKLLPAFLSSPEFAERRKPQVQDVAEDNVVLRRHKKRPVWKHVDGALMASSQEVLAFRQALQNPVTCLQFRRFVALKGDSLENNVLFWLEVQRTSATRTVTRPPFSRRSAPSSAASSTHLSPPLCR